One region of Psychrobacter sp. DAB_AL43B genomic DNA includes:
- a CDS encoding sensor histidine kinase, whose protein sequence is MNPVKSASNLITVITDYIEQDDILPVPQLRKLGLIYSSYRFIVSLFFMLMVYITVRADGSPSLPSFLQQTVLSFYVLLSLILLGLFYTVGKHMRRQLAFGLALDVIILSLLLYTAGAPDLQLTMLYMVVVAASFMLLHGSQALIITLLAIIFVIYQQFFYAIANSMSLANLGNALLMSASFLAVGGLSWSISQRLVQLEKVAATHVKEVERLNVINQEVITQMANGVIVIDSQHVVLANLAAYQLLSIPNHSSLTTTDTAINASNIHKNSLSTKNSKPLSDFQLQLNEQHLQLFDACLSIAAGQSRTFVYELPAVANASVIGKLRVEIIHLKDDSKLIILEDLRREQASAQQLKLASLGQLTASIAHEIRNPLAAISQASQLLIEDVVESETRAGTTLAHINSAHLNSETANNHELYKMIFSQTKRVNRIIEDVLKLSRQQTANQQSIVLADWMPIFLHNYFHGHDVFLHINTQPTISFDTHQLEQVLINLINNGLRYSSYAHPHAFVEIEIYCADNDVIIDVLDEGMGVGADDLIHLFNPFFTTDKAGTGLGLYLSQAFCEANHARLLYVPDYKKTCFRLIAPAIYNETAD, encoded by the coding sequence ATGAATCCTGTTAAATCTGCCTCGAATCTTATCACTGTTATTACTGACTATATAGAGCAAGATGATATCCTGCCTGTGCCGCAGCTACGTAAACTGGGGCTCATTTATAGCAGTTATCGCTTTATCGTCAGCTTATTTTTTATGCTGATGGTGTATATTACGGTTCGCGCTGATGGCAGCCCATCATTGCCAAGTTTTTTGCAGCAAACCGTGCTCAGTTTTTACGTTTTACTGAGCTTAATCTTGCTGGGATTATTTTATACCGTTGGCAAACATATGCGCCGACAGTTGGCTTTTGGGCTGGCGCTAGATGTCATTATCCTAAGCTTACTGCTTTATACCGCTGGCGCGCCTGATTTGCAGCTGACCATGTTGTATATGGTGGTGGTGGCCGCAAGCTTCATGTTATTACATGGTTCGCAAGCGCTGATTATTACTTTACTTGCTATTATCTTTGTTATCTACCAGCAGTTTTTTTATGCCATCGCTAATAGTATGAGTTTGGCAAATTTAGGGAACGCCTTACTCATGTCAGCCAGCTTTTTGGCAGTCGGAGGCTTAAGTTGGTCAATCTCGCAGCGCTTGGTACAGCTTGAAAAAGTAGCCGCTACCCATGTCAAAGAAGTCGAACGACTGAACGTGATTAACCAAGAAGTGATTACTCAAATGGCTAATGGTGTCATCGTAATTGATAGCCAACACGTTGTATTAGCAAACCTTGCTGCCTATCAATTACTTAGTATTCCAAATCATTCATCACTAACGACAACAGACACCGCTATTAACGCAAGCAATATACACAAAAATTCTCTAAGCACAAAAAACAGTAAGCCGTTATCCGACTTTCAGCTGCAGCTTAACGAACAACACCTGCAACTATTTGACGCCTGTTTATCCATAGCTGCAGGACAATCACGTACTTTCGTTTATGAATTGCCAGCCGTCGCCAATGCTTCTGTCATCGGCAAGCTACGTGTCGAGATTATCCATCTAAAAGATGACAGTAAGTTGATCATATTAGAAGATTTACGCCGCGAGCAAGCCAGCGCTCAACAGTTAAAACTGGCTTCGCTTGGACAACTGACCGCCAGTATCGCCCATGAAATAAGAAACCCTTTAGCGGCGATTTCCCAAGCAAGCCAATTATTAATAGAAGATGTCGTCGAAAGTGAGACGCGAGCTGGCACCACACTAGCCCATATAAATAGCGCCCATTTAAATAGTGAAACAGCTAATAACCACGAACTTTATAAAATGATATTTTCGCAAACCAAACGCGTTAATCGCATTATTGAGGATGTTTTAAAACTGTCTCGCCAGCAGACTGCCAATCAGCAAAGCATTGTACTTGCTGATTGGATGCCGATATTTTTGCACAATTACTTTCACGGTCATGATGTTTTTTTACACATCAATACGCAGCCTACTATCTCATTTGACACTCACCAATTAGAGCAGGTGTTGATTAACTTGATTAATAACGGCTTACGTTACAGTAGCTACGCCCACCCTCATGCCTTTGTGGAAATCGAAATTTATTGTGCAGATAACGATGTTATAATTGATGTCTTAGATGAAGGTATGGGCGTTGGTGCTGATGATTTAATCCATTTGTTTAATCCATTTTTTACCACGGATAAGGCCGGTACCGGTTTGGGATTGTATTTATCCCAAGCATTTTGTGAGGCCAATCATGCACGGTTACTTTACGTTCCTGATTATAAAAAGACCTGCTTTCGTCTGATTGCCCCCGCGATTTATAATGAGACTGCTGACTAA
- a CDS encoding response regulator, whose protein sequence is MIRVLVVDDHDLVRMGISRMLADSADIEVVGEADSGDMAIKLAKQLRPDVILLDVNMPNIGGLEATKRLIQLDMGIKILAVSSMSAQPYPSMLIKAGVNGYITKGTPLDEMIRAVKKIYQGGRYFSQDVAEQLADVLLSDNANSPFDLLSDREKQVAMMVVNCQSPQQIADQLFVSVKTINTYRYRIYEKVNVDSDVKLTHLAIRHGLIQP, encoded by the coding sequence ATGATTCGAGTATTAGTAGTAGATGACCATGATTTGGTGCGGATGGGTATCAGCCGTATGTTGGCCGACAGTGCCGATATCGAAGTCGTCGGCGAAGCAGATAGCGGCGATATGGCGATAAAATTGGCCAAACAGCTGCGTCCTGATGTGATATTACTGGATGTTAATATGCCTAATATCGGTGGTCTTGAAGCAACCAAACGCTTGATTCAGCTTGATATGGGCATCAAAATCCTGGCGGTCAGTAGTATGTCAGCTCAGCCTTATCCGTCGATGCTCATCAAAGCGGGCGTCAATGGTTATATTACTAAAGGTACACCGCTTGATGAGATGATACGAGCCGTCAAAAAAATCTATCAAGGTGGGCGTTATTTTAGCCAAGATGTGGCTGAACAGTTGGCTGATGTTCTATTATCTGATAATGCCAACTCACCTTTTGACTTATTAAGCGACCGTGAAAAGCAGGTAGCGATGATGGTGGTCAACTGTCAAAGTCCCCAACAAATCGCCGATCAGTTGTTTGTGAGTGTAAAAACCATCAATACCTATCGTTACCGTATTTATGAAAAAGTGAATGTCGATAGTGATGTGAAATTGACTCATTTGGCGATTCGCCATGGCCTCATTCAACCCTAA
- a CDS encoding serine hydrolase gives MKQLPLTKQQLIAAMISLSLGSVAQAALTINGSSTSESSARMSWGGADSLSEARSIMSKSSNSSTIKKVDNGNGTTNITNSFGSSNNSYNNTNSYNTTYRGSFGSSNMIPISTDSRSVAVIDAETGESIYEKDADIARPMASITKVMTAMVVLDAGLDMREEITLDPEDFVGPKRASSNLKSGDRLNRAEMLLMALMKSENPAAKSLSRNYPGGDKAFMRAMNRKAQDLGMSTAFFGDATGLDKRNVASSNDLVKMVRAAGNYDVIRRFSTTKSYDFYVSNYSSGNRTYKANNTSSLVRDGSYPIGISKTGFINEAGRCVVMETRVNNRPAIIVILGANSSATRWGDAKNILNSLATRRSV, from the coding sequence ATGAAGCAACTACCATTAACCAAACAGCAATTAATCGCTGCTATGATTTCATTGAGTTTGGGCAGTGTTGCACAAGCCGCACTTACAATTAATGGTAGCTCTACCTCTGAGTCTAGTGCTCGTATGAGTTGGGGCGGTGCCGACAGCTTGTCCGAAGCGCGTAGTATCATGTCCAAGTCTAGTAATAGCTCTACGATTAAAAAAGTAGATAATGGCAATGGCACGACCAACATTACCAATAGTTTTGGTAGCAGTAATAACAGTTATAATAATACCAATAGCTATAACACCACTTATCGCGGTAGTTTTGGCAGTAGCAACATGATCCCGATCAGCACCGATTCGCGCAGTGTGGCGGTAATCGATGCAGAAACTGGCGAATCTATCTATGAAAAAGATGCGGATATAGCCCGTCCTATGGCCAGTATTACCAAAGTTATGACGGCTATGGTAGTGTTGGATGCGGGTTTAGATATGCGTGAAGAAATCACGCTTGATCCAGAAGATTTTGTCGGTCCTAAGCGTGCTAGCTCAAACCTCAAGTCGGGTGATCGTCTAAATCGTGCTGAGATGCTATTGATGGCATTAATGAAGTCAGAAAATCCAGCAGCAAAAAGCCTTTCTCGCAACTATCCAGGTGGCGATAAGGCCTTTATGCGTGCCATGAATCGCAAAGCTCAAGATTTGGGTATGAGCACGGCGTTCTTCGGTGATGCTACTGGTCTTGATAAGCGTAACGTTGCTTCATCAAATGACTTGGTTAAAATGGTTCGTGCGGCTGGTAACTATGACGTGATTCGTCGTTTTTCGACTACTAAAAGCTATGATTTTTATGTCTCTAACTACTCAAGTGGCAACCGTACTTATAAAGCCAATAACACTAGCAGTCTAGTCCGCGATGGCAGCTATCCTATTGGTATTTCAAAAACAGGCTTTATCAATGAAGCTGGTCGTTGCGTGGTAATGGAAACGCGTGTGAATAACCGCCCAGCGATTATCGTTATTTTGGGTGCCAACAGTTCAGCCACACGTTGGGGCGATGCTAAAAATATTTTGAACAGCTTGGCGACTCGCCGTAGCGTATAA
- a CDS encoding thiamine phosphate synthase: MIQPPVSTVSHAIPKLYLLTNDDEFTILYRKLEAALATGLIALLQIRRKHILALPDGESTLYAEALKIVNLAKAYKVAVVINDDISLAAKLGVGVHLGQQDGDINDAKRDLTSNQIIGRTCHGDIELIKEAKNDGVSYAAMGAVFASTTKPNANVISRQQLMEGCQQGIDMCVIGGLTAENITKLAGLPITYVAVVGDIMDLPVHQIAARCQQWQQALNTWNAPTL; the protein is encoded by the coding sequence ATGATTCAGCCACCAGTTTCTACCGTTTCTCATGCCATACCTAAGTTATATCTACTCACTAATGACGATGAATTTACGATTTTATATCGTAAATTAGAAGCTGCATTAGCAACGGGGCTGATTGCGCTATTACAAATACGTCGCAAGCATATATTGGCATTGCCTGATGGTGAGTCGACTCTATACGCAGAAGCGCTGAAAATAGTGAATTTAGCCAAAGCATACAAGGTAGCGGTCGTTATAAATGATGATATCAGTTTGGCGGCAAAGCTTGGTGTCGGTGTGCATCTAGGGCAGCAGGATGGCGACATTAACGATGCCAAAAGAGATTTAACATCGAATCAGATTATTGGTCGTACCTGTCATGGCGATATAGAGCTGATCAAAGAAGCAAAAAATGATGGGGTAAGTTACGCAGCCATGGGTGCGGTATTTGCTTCGACTACCAAACCTAATGCAAATGTCATCTCACGTCAGCAGCTCATGGAAGGCTGTCAGCAAGGGATCGATATGTGCGTGATAGGAGGGTTAACGGCAGAAAATATTACCAAGCTGGCAGGTTTGCCCATTACTTATGTGGCGGTAGTTGGTGATATCATGGATTTACCCGTGCATCAAATTGCTGCGCGTTGTCAGCAATGGCAGCAGGCGCTTAATACATGGAATGCGCCTACTTTATGA
- a CDS encoding TraR/DksA family transcriptional regulator, producing the protein MSIDFKAAKQELLKLKEEYETRIDKIEDHIQNPQDDLNEHWEDQAIAYRQNDMRKNLMVEARQSLIYVENALNRIETGHYGECEVCGEAIEAQRLQALPYATLCMEHAE; encoded by the coding sequence ATGAGTATCGACTTCAAAGCGGCCAAACAAGAGTTATTAAAACTAAAAGAAGAGTATGAGACTCGAATTGATAAAATCGAAGACCATATCCAAAACCCTCAAGACGACCTAAATGAACACTGGGAAGACCAAGCGATTGCTTATCGTCAAAACGACATGCGCAAAAATCTAATGGTCGAGGCACGCCAAAGCTTAATTTACGTCGAAAATGCGTTAAACCGTATCGAAACTGGCCATTATGGTGAATGTGAAGTATGCGGCGAGGCAATCGAAGCACAACGCTTGCAAGCATTGCCCTATGCTACCTTATGCATGGAACATGCAGAATAG
- a CDS encoding phosphoglycerate kinase: MNFLRMSELSLTDKLVLIREDLNVPIKEGEITSDARLQASLPTIKMALEKGAAVIVCSHLGRPKEGAPEAIYSLAPVADYLSDKLAAQLSKPVTLNCDYLTQGVSIKAGEVVLLENVRFNEGEKKNDAALAQKYADLCDVFVMDAFGTAHRAQASTEGVTQAMHQAGKTACAGPLLAAELDALSLALETPAQPMLAIVGGSKVSTKLEVLHSLAELCSQIIVGGGIANTFLAAQGHSVGASLYEADLVDTAREIMGKTEILLPEYVVVANKNDIDFADFTGSLQKATATIKSVDAIGDDDMILDIAPESAKQLADAIINAKTILWNGPVGVFEVDAFGQGTQIIANAVKNSQGFSIAGGGDTLAAIDKYQVADGVSYMSTGGGAFLEFVEGKVLPAVAALQIND; the protein is encoded by the coding sequence ATGAATTTTTTGCGTATGAGCGAGCTGAGTTTGACCGATAAATTAGTGTTGATTCGTGAAGATCTCAATGTGCCTATTAAAGAAGGTGAAATCACCAGTGACGCTCGCTTACAAGCAAGCTTACCAACGATTAAAATGGCGCTTGAGAAAGGGGCCGCGGTGATTGTTTGCTCACACCTAGGTCGCCCAAAGGAGGGAGCTCCTGAGGCAATATATTCGCTAGCGCCCGTCGCTGACTATTTAAGTGATAAATTGGCAGCGCAACTATCAAAACCAGTGACGCTCAATTGTGATTACCTGACTCAAGGTGTCTCCATCAAAGCGGGCGAAGTCGTACTGCTAGAAAACGTGCGCTTTAATGAAGGTGAAAAGAAAAACGATGCGGCTTTAGCGCAAAAATATGCGGATTTGTGCGATGTGTTTGTGATGGATGCTTTTGGTACTGCCCATCGTGCGCAAGCGTCAACTGAAGGCGTTACCCAAGCTATGCACCAAGCTGGAAAAACTGCCTGTGCTGGACCTTTATTGGCAGCCGAGCTTGATGCATTGAGTTTGGCGCTTGAAACACCAGCGCAGCCGATGCTGGCTATCGTCGGTGGCTCAAAAGTCTCTACCAAACTAGAAGTTTTGCATAGTTTGGCTGAGCTCTGCTCGCAGATTATCGTGGGTGGCGGGATTGCTAATACTTTTTTGGCGGCACAAGGTCATAGCGTTGGTGCCTCATTATACGAAGCAGACTTAGTGGATACGGCTCGTGAAATCATGGGAAAAACCGAGATCTTATTGCCTGAATATGTCGTCGTTGCCAATAAAAACGACATTGATTTTGCCGATTTTACGGGCTCATTACAAAAGGCAACGGCCACTATCAAATCTGTCGATGCAATCGGCGATGATGACATGATATTAGACATTGCTCCAGAAAGCGCAAAACAGTTGGCTGATGCTATTATTAATGCAAAAACTATCTTATGGAATGGTCCTGTAGGTGTTTTTGAAGTCGATGCTTTTGGTCAAGGTACTCAAATAATCGCAAATGCTGTCAAAAATAGCCAAGGTTTCTCAATTGCTGGCGGCGGCGATACGCTTGCTGCGATTGATAAATATCAAGTTGCTGATGGGGTTAGCTATATGTCAACCGGTGGCGGCGCATTCTTAGAGTTTGTAGAAGGTAAAGTATTACCGGCGGTTGCTGCTCTACAAATCAATGACTAA